One stretch of Brevibacillus laterosporus DNA includes these proteins:
- the yajC gene encoding preprotein translocase subunit YajC, with amino-acid sequence MQGLGGLLPIIIMFVIFYFLLIRPQQKRNKERNAMLAAIKKGDRVVTIGGMHGTIQDITDDTLILKVSHNVHMTFDRGAVNSVSVVSPTKEVEETKNSKEELAAPAEETKS; translated from the coding sequence ATGCAAGGATTAGGTGGATTGTTGCCGATTATCATCATGTTTGTGATCTTTTACTTTTTGTTGATTCGACCTCAACAAAAACGTAACAAAGAGCGCAACGCAATGTTGGCAGCTATAAAAAAAGGGGATCGCGTTGTAACAATTGGAGGAATGCATGGCACTATCCAAGACATTACTGACGATACACTTATTTTGAAAGTTTCCCACAATGTACACATGACGTTCGACCGCGGTGCAGTGAATTCTGTTTCTGTTGTTAGCCCTACAAAAGAAGTAGAGGAAACGAAGAATTCCAAAGAGGAATTGGCAGCACCTGCTGAAGAAACGAAATCATAA
- a CDS encoding cation transporter, with the protein MENRLAKAQFAAWIGIVGNLLLALAKLMVGVVADSRAMVADAVHSASDVIGSVAVLIGLRAAEAPPDSDHPYGHGKAESISAIIVSILLAIVGFEIAYSSYKSLFEPLEPPGMLAVWAALGSMIIKEWMFRYKYNLGKKLNSQSLIANAWEHRSDVYSSFAALIGVGGAILGEKMGINWTVYLDPIAGIFVSFLVLQTAYHILKESIHSTLDHVLHEEDTLPLRETVLNVEGVLRIDALWARETGHYQIVDIKVSVDPYITVEEGHRIGKNVKRSLMEKHQDIRNVFVHINPYDEMGKSSDEKPPKTRV; encoded by the coding sequence ATGGAAAATCGTTTAGCGAAAGCTCAGTTTGCCGCCTGGATAGGTATTGTTGGCAATCTGTTGCTCGCGCTTGCCAAATTAATGGTGGGGGTCGTTGCTGATTCGAGAGCGATGGTAGCTGATGCTGTTCATTCTGCATCGGATGTAATAGGGTCAGTTGCTGTCTTAATCGGGCTGCGTGCAGCAGAAGCGCCCCCAGATAGCGATCATCCTTACGGGCACGGAAAAGCAGAGTCGATTTCAGCTATCATAGTATCTATTTTGCTTGCTATTGTGGGTTTTGAAATTGCTTATTCCTCGTATAAATCGCTTTTTGAGCCACTTGAGCCTCCAGGCATGTTGGCAGTATGGGCGGCATTGGGCTCGATGATTATAAAAGAATGGATGTTTCGATATAAATACAATTTAGGCAAAAAGTTGAACAGTCAGTCATTAATTGCAAATGCTTGGGAGCATCGCTCTGATGTATATTCTTCTTTTGCTGCGTTAATTGGTGTTGGCGGAGCTATCTTGGGTGAAAAAATGGGGATTAATTGGACCGTGTATCTTGATCCGATTGCTGGGATTTTTGTCTCCTTCCTTGTACTACAAACAGCCTACCATATTTTAAAAGAATCGATTCATTCAACGTTGGATCATGTATTGCATGAAGAGGATACTTTGCCGCTACGTGAAACGGTTTTGAATGTAGAGGGAGTATTGCGAATTGATGCATTGTGGGCAAGAGAAACTGGTCACTACCAAATCGTTGATATTAAGGTTTCAGTTGACCCATATATAACCGTTGAGGAAGGTCATCGGATCGGAAAAAACGTAAAACGGAGCTTAATGGAGAAACATCAGGATATTCGAAATGTGTTTGTCCATATAAACCCATACGATGAAATGGGAAAGTCAAGTGACGAAAAACCTCCTAAGACGCGGGTTTAA
- the queA gene encoding tRNA preQ1(34) S-adenosylmethionine ribosyltransferase-isomerase QueA: MDVTLFDFDLPEELIAQHPLEDRTGSRLLVLDKQTGEVTHQQFTDLITYLEAGDVLVVNDSRVLPARLIGVKSETGAKIEILLLKSLGDDRWETLARPGKRFKVGAEIEFGDGLLRCVCEEITPTGGRIVRFSYEGIFYEILDRLGSMPLPPYIHEQLDDRERYQTVYSKELGSAAAPTAGLHFTQDYLKQLQEKGIKLAYVTLHVGLGTFRPVEADVIEEHVMHAEHYQLTQETADLINNAKEKGKRVFAVGTTSCRTLETIAQEHDSKLVAQSGWTDIFMYPGYDFAVIDGLLTNFHLPKSTLVMLISALAGRENVLHAYQEAIARKYRFFSFGDAMLIK; the protein is encoded by the coding sequence GTGGATGTAACTTTATTTGATTTTGATCTGCCAGAAGAGTTGATTGCCCAGCATCCACTTGAGGATCGTACAGGCTCTCGCTTGCTTGTTCTTGATAAACAAACAGGCGAAGTGACTCATCAGCAGTTTACAGACTTGATTACGTATTTGGAAGCGGGGGACGTGCTGGTTGTCAATGACAGTCGCGTGTTGCCCGCCCGTTTGATTGGAGTAAAAAGCGAGACAGGAGCTAAAATTGAGATTTTGCTACTAAAATCGCTTGGTGATGATCGCTGGGAAACATTGGCTCGCCCGGGGAAACGATTTAAAGTGGGAGCTGAGATAGAGTTTGGTGATGGCTTGCTTCGCTGTGTCTGTGAAGAGATTACACCAACAGGAGGACGCATCGTGCGTTTCTCCTATGAGGGAATTTTCTATGAGATTTTAGATCGGCTAGGTTCAATGCCCCTACCACCATATATTCATGAACAGTTGGATGATCGGGAGCGGTACCAAACGGTCTACTCCAAAGAGCTAGGATCGGCTGCTGCTCCGACAGCGGGCTTACATTTTACGCAGGATTACTTGAAACAGCTTCAGGAAAAAGGAATCAAGCTAGCTTATGTTACTTTGCACGTGGGGTTAGGCACATTCCGCCCGGTAGAGGCAGATGTGATTGAAGAGCATGTGATGCATGCCGAACATTATCAATTAACGCAGGAAACGGCTGATTTGATCAATAATGCAAAGGAAAAGGGGAAACGAGTCTTTGCTGTAGGAACAACATCTTGCCGAACCTTAGAGACCATAGCGCAAGAACATGATAGTAAACTGGTGGCCCAGTCTGGTTGGACGGATATCTTTATGTACCCAGGTTATGATTTTGCGGTTATTGACGGACTCTTGACCAACTTCCATCTACCTAAATCAACCTTGGTCATGCTTATTAGTGCATTGGCTGGACGGGAAAATGTTCTTCATGCTTATCAGGAAGCGATTGCCCGTAAGTATCGTTTCTTTAGCTTTGGAGATGCGATGTTGATTAAATAA
- a CDS encoding DUF421 domain-containing protein: MELVTILMRTLFSYFFLLLIMRLMGKRELGQMSLFDVVISIMLAEMAVLAIDQVKRPLMHMFSPMILIMLLEIGMAYLFMKSKKIRQFVNGEADVLIANGEIREEALRKNRLNLDDLLIHLRQENIKNLADVEFAILETTGKVSVFTKPEKSNVTLEDLGLKVKQPQKSSSGVKVGFPIPLIMDGEVQTDALNKIGKNILWLKQELKKLRIRHANEVMFCSIDEQGKFFINKKQNPRK; this comes from the coding sequence ATGGAGCTAGTAACCATACTTATGCGTACCCTCTTTAGTTATTTTTTTCTCCTACTCATCATGAGGCTGATGGGCAAAAGAGAACTAGGTCAAATGTCTTTATTTGATGTCGTCATTTCTATCATGTTGGCAGAAATGGCGGTACTTGCCATTGATCAGGTTAAAAGGCCACTTATGCACATGTTTTCGCCCATGATCCTTATTATGTTGTTGGAAATTGGTATGGCTTATTTGTTTATGAAGAGTAAAAAAATAAGACAATTCGTCAACGGAGAAGCAGATGTTTTGATCGCAAATGGAGAGATAAGAGAAGAAGCATTGAGAAAAAATCGTCTTAATCTGGATGATCTTCTGATTCACTTACGCCAGGAAAATATAAAAAATCTAGCAGATGTGGAATTTGCTATCTTGGAAACGACAGGAAAGGTAAGTGTATTTACTAAGCCGGAAAAATCAAATGTTACCTTGGAAGATTTAGGATTAAAGGTAAAACAGCCCCAAAAATCCTCATCAGGTGTCAAGGTAGGGTTTCCAATTCCGCTGATTATGGATGGGGAAGTGCAGACTGACGCGTTAAATAAAATCGGAAAAAATATACTTTGGCTCAAACAAGAATTAAAAAAGCTACGCATCCGGCATGCAAATGAAGTTATGTTTTGTAGCATTGATGAGCAAGGTAAGTTTTTTATAAATAAAAAGCAGAACCCCCGCAAATGA
- the corA gene encoding magnesium and cobalt transport protein CorA — MIKTYFYNHSEQKMIHDVDLTTKDKWLKSPEDLLWIDLYDVGNQELHYIAKIFEFHPLAIEDCLHVSPRAKVDKYDDYYFFVFHALRYNEESDNEITTVELNVFLGPNYIVTIHKSPMNTIGRIAALSHRSNAFLNRGPDYLLYAIVDGITDEYFPIMDRLSVRIDELEDEIYEHQTEEITEEFLALKRTLILIRRVILPQKRIFANVNGRYSFDISEENVPFYVDLTDHLERIVDSTETFRDLVNGVLDTYYTIITGKSNETVRILTIISTVILPLTFITGIFGMNTFEWMGDKAEPVMFVIAFGSMILLTAWMLYVFKKKKWL; from the coding sequence ATGATTAAAACCTATTTTTATAATCATTCCGAACAAAAGATGATCCATGATGTAGATTTAACAACCAAGGATAAATGGTTGAAATCTCCCGAGGATCTATTATGGATTGATCTGTATGATGTGGGGAATCAGGAACTACATTATATTGCGAAAATTTTTGAGTTCCATCCATTGGCCATTGAGGATTGTTTGCACGTCAGCCCGCGTGCAAAAGTGGATAAATATGATGACTACTATTTTTTCGTATTTCATGCGCTACGTTATAATGAGGAGAGCGACAATGAGATTACGACAGTAGAGTTAAATGTTTTTCTTGGACCTAATTACATTGTTACTATTCATAAATCGCCGATGAATACAATTGGGCGTATTGCGGCTCTAAGCCACCGAAGCAATGCATTTTTAAACCGCGGACCAGATTACTTGCTATATGCAATCGTTGACGGGATTACCGATGAATATTTCCCAATCATGGACCGCCTAAGTGTGCGTATTGATGAATTGGAAGACGAAATCTATGAGCATCAGACAGAAGAAATCACGGAAGAGTTCTTGGCGTTAAAACGTACTCTGATTTTAATTCGCCGAGTGATCTTGCCACAAAAGCGGATTTTTGCCAATGTAAACGGGCGATACTCCTTTGATATCTCAGAGGAAAATGTTCCTTTCTATGTGGACTTAACCGACCACTTGGAACGAATCGTTGACTCTACTGAAACGTTTCGAGATTTAGTAAACGGTGTACTTGATACTTATTACACGATCATTACGGGCAAAAGTAACGAGACGGTACGTATCCTGACGATTATCTCTACCGTTATTCTGCCACTAACCTTTATCACAGGAATTTTTGGAATGAATACCTTTGAATGGATGGGGGATAAGGCGGAGCCTGTCATGTTTGTCATTGCGTTCGGTTCGATGATTTTATTGACAGCTTGGATGCTCTACGTTTTTAAAAAGAAAAAATGGCTATAA
- a CDS encoding tRNA guanosine(34) transglycosylase Tgt — protein sequence MAVRYELIKTCKQTGARLGKVHTPHGTFETPAFMPVGTQATVKTMSPEEVSGMGANIILSNTYHLFLRPGHQIVKEAGGLHKFMNWNGAILTDSGGFQVFSLSNLRKITEEGVSFRSHLNGEKLFIGPEEAMQIQNALGADIMMAFDECAPYPAEYDYVKKSMERTTRWAERCLNAHERKEDQALFGIVQGGMFQDLREQSARDLVQMDFPGYAIGGLSVGEPFPLMYEVLDYTVPLLPDNKPRYLMGVGSPDALIEGALRGIDMFDCVLPTRIARNGTCMTSQGRLVVRNAKFARDFTPLDPNCDCYTCKNYTRAYIRHLIKAEETFGIRLTTHHNLHFLIKLMEQVRQAIREDRLGDFRDQFFAQYGLGENRSF from the coding sequence TTGGCAGTACGCTACGAATTAATTAAAACGTGCAAACAGACTGGCGCACGACTAGGCAAAGTTCATACCCCGCATGGTACTTTTGAAACACCAGCATTCATGCCGGTTGGGACTCAAGCTACAGTTAAGACCATGTCCCCTGAAGAAGTGAGCGGTATGGGCGCTAACATTATTTTGAGTAATACGTACCATCTATTCTTGCGTCCGGGTCACCAGATCGTTAAAGAAGCGGGTGGCTTGCATAAATTTATGAACTGGAACGGAGCTATTTTAACAGATAGCGGCGGATTTCAGGTATTTAGTTTAAGCAATTTACGTAAGATTACAGAAGAGGGAGTATCGTTTCGTTCTCACTTAAATGGGGAAAAGCTATTTATAGGACCCGAAGAAGCGATGCAGATTCAAAACGCACTAGGTGCAGATATCATGATGGCTTTTGACGAATGTGCTCCGTATCCAGCTGAATACGACTACGTAAAAAAATCGATGGAGCGGACAACTCGTTGGGCAGAGCGTTGTCTAAACGCGCATGAACGCAAGGAAGATCAAGCGTTGTTCGGGATTGTACAAGGTGGTATGTTCCAGGATTTGCGTGAACAAAGCGCGCGTGATCTTGTACAGATGGACTTCCCAGGTTACGCCATTGGTGGACTTAGCGTAGGAGAACCATTCCCACTGATGTATGAAGTACTAGATTACACTGTTCCATTGTTACCGGATAACAAACCCCGCTATTTGATGGGGGTAGGCTCTCCAGATGCCTTAATTGAAGGCGCACTTCGTGGAATTGATATGTTTGACTGTGTGTTGCCAACGCGTATAGCTCGCAATGGGACATGCATGACGAGCCAAGGACGACTGGTCGTTCGCAATGCTAAATTTGCGCGTGACTTTACTCCGCTTGACCCTAATTGCGACTGTTATACGTGCAAAAATTACACGCGCGCGTACATTCGTCATTTGATCAAGGCGGAAGAGACTTTTGGGATTCGTTTAACCACGCATCACAACCTGCACTTCCTCATTAAATTGATGGAGCAAGTGCGCCAAGCGATTCGTGAAGATCGTTTGGGAGATTTCAGAGACCAGTTTTTTGCCCAATATGGTCTGGGTGAAAATAGATCTTTCTAA
- the spoVB gene encoding stage V sporulation protein B, producing MKKSFFYGTMVLIAAGAVTKVLGFAHRIILSRFIGAEGMGLYQMIVPLLYFLITITTFGLPVAIAKQVAEAEAAKDSQQSKRFLYLALTITAGLSTLVSLLLVAGARFFTELFFTDPRTHILLLTALPILPVASISAVLRGYFQGKQNMVPTALSQLIEQLVRILIVIGMTMTLAPYGILYATVGAVGSILLGELAGLWYMLWNYKKNSRELGAMIKKPGSRRALFQKSSPVIKQLLHVSLPVTLSRVVGSIAYVMEPMLVPYALVLAGYKTIQATSLYGQFSGMAVPLLLFPTFLTYSLSISLVPAVAEAAFDKNSKMVHRRIYQAMRITLVIGAPCAVLLYVFAEPLCQLLYKQSEVGLLLKQLAPFSVFLFFQAPLAAALQGLDQAHVVFRNTLIGTIVKIASMFLLTSRPEFGINGAIIALNLNITLVTMLHFASLVKGIGFTIQVAEFFKIGLAMLAIGYCSTYMSEHWFKDTSLLQMLAICSSASMLLYTILLVTMRVLGKQDVARIPWIGQPLSTFFPRR from the coding sequence ATGAAAAAATCCTTTTTTTACGGAACCATGGTTCTCATCGCAGCAGGAGCAGTGACCAAGGTTCTTGGTTTCGCCCATCGCATCATTCTCTCCCGCTTTATAGGTGCAGAAGGTATGGGTTTGTATCAAATGATCGTCCCACTTCTCTACTTTTTGATTACCATTACTACATTCGGTCTTCCTGTTGCCATCGCTAAACAGGTCGCAGAAGCGGAAGCGGCCAAAGATAGCCAGCAGTCCAAACGTTTTTTATATTTGGCTCTGACCATCACAGCTGGGCTTAGTACGCTTGTCTCTCTTTTGTTAGTAGCTGGTGCTCGTTTCTTTACAGAACTGTTTTTTACGGATCCACGAACACACATTTTATTACTGACAGCTTTACCCATCTTACCAGTTGCTAGTATCTCGGCTGTCTTACGTGGTTATTTCCAGGGAAAACAAAACATGGTGCCCACTGCGTTGTCTCAGCTGATTGAGCAACTGGTCCGCATCCTAATTGTGATTGGCATGACCATGACACTTGCCCCTTACGGAATTCTTTACGCTACGGTTGGCGCAGTTGGTAGTATCTTATTGGGTGAGCTAGCTGGACTTTGGTACATGTTATGGAATTATAAAAAGAACAGTCGTGAACTGGGAGCAATGATAAAGAAGCCTGGATCCCGTAGAGCATTGTTTCAAAAAAGCTCTCCGGTTATCAAACAACTATTGCATGTATCCCTACCAGTCACCCTGAGCCGCGTAGTAGGTTCTATCGCTTATGTGATGGAGCCAATGCTTGTTCCCTATGCTCTCGTACTAGCAGGGTATAAGACCATCCAGGCGACCTCTCTATACGGTCAATTCTCTGGAATGGCTGTTCCGCTGTTACTTTTCCCTACTTTTCTTACCTATTCGTTATCTATTTCCTTGGTTCCTGCTGTAGCAGAAGCTGCATTTGACAAGAACAGTAAGATGGTTCATCGTCGTATCTATCAAGCGATGCGTATAACCCTAGTCATTGGTGCCCCCTGCGCTGTTTTGTTATATGTATTTGCAGAACCTCTCTGTCAGCTCTTATACAAGCAATCTGAAGTGGGATTATTATTAAAGCAATTAGCACCTTTTTCTGTGTTTTTATTTTTTCAAGCCCCGTTAGCCGCCGCATTACAGGGATTAGATCAGGCACATGTCGTGTTCCGCAACACCCTGATTGGAACAATCGTCAAAATCGCCTCAATGTTCCTGCTTACATCTCGTCCTGAGTTTGGAATTAATGGAGCCATTATTGCCCTTAATCTAAACATTACATTAGTAACAATGCTCCATTTTGCTAGCCTCGTCAAAGGTATTGGTTTTACCATCCAAGTTGCCGAGTTTTTCAAAATAGGATTAGCTATGTTAGCCATCGGATATTGTAGTACCTATATGTCTGAGCATTGGTTCAAAGATACTAGTTTACTACAAATGCTAGCGATATGTTCTTCTGCCTCTATGCTCCTCTATACAATATTACTCGTCACCATGAGGGTACTTGGCAAACAAGATGTAGCACGCATCCCATGGATTGGTCAACCATTAAGTACGTTTTTCCCCCGCCGGTAA
- the secF gene encoding protein translocase subunit SecF translates to MNSKEKDIVKFDIVKNRHKFYWFSGILLVLGLASMMFFGLNKGVDFTAGTRLDLFINTQFNEADVQQIITKAVPDVHFKDVTKYGNNKEFATTTFTETITPEKLKEIEAAIKAKYGDQVTKQESTVDPVIANELVNKAIIALLVASAGIVVYIAIRFQFLFGIACVISILHDAFIPIALFSLFRLEVDLTFIAAILTIVGYSINDTIVIFDRIRENMRTMKTKTIEDLEHMVNVSLWQSMRRSIFTVLTVFITAAAIAIFGSEGIRNFSLALIFGLISGTYSSIFIAAQIWVSMKEREMKKKGLKATPNES, encoded by the coding sequence GTGAACTCTAAAGAAAAAGATATTGTTAAATTTGATATTGTTAAAAACCGACACAAGTTTTATTGGTTTTCAGGTATCTTACTAGTTCTAGGTTTGGCCTCAATGATGTTTTTTGGCTTAAATAAAGGCGTTGATTTTACAGCCGGTACTCGTTTAGACCTATTCATTAACACACAGTTTAATGAAGCAGATGTCCAACAAATTATTACAAAAGCAGTTCCTGATGTTCACTTTAAAGATGTAACCAAGTATGGAAATAACAAAGAATTTGCAACTACAACGTTTACGGAAACCATCACTCCAGAAAAGCTGAAAGAGATTGAGGCTGCTATAAAAGCAAAATATGGTGATCAAGTAACCAAGCAGGAATCTACTGTTGACCCCGTGATTGCTAATGAATTGGTGAACAAAGCGATTATTGCTCTTTTGGTTGCTTCTGCAGGGATCGTTGTATATATTGCCATTCGATTCCAATTCTTATTCGGGATTGCTTGCGTTATCTCCATTTTACATGATGCTTTTATCCCGATTGCCCTGTTCTCCTTGTTCCGTCTAGAAGTTGACTTAACATTTATTGCAGCGATTTTAACGATCGTAGGTTATTCTATTAATGATACGATTGTTATCTTTGACCGTATCCGTGAGAATATGCGTACAATGAAAACGAAAACCATTGAGGACCTAGAGCACATGGTAAACGTGAGCTTGTGGCAAAGTATGCGTCGCTCTATCTTTACCGTTTTGACCGTGTTCATTACGGCTGCTGCTATTGCTATCTTTGGTAGCGAAGGCATTCGTAACTTCTCCTTGGCTCTCATTTTCGGTCTGATCAGTGGTACGTACTCGTCAATCTTTATTGCCGCACAGATATGGGTATCCATGAAAGAACGTGAAATGAAGAAAAAAGGTTTAAAAGCTACTCCTAATGAAAGCTAA
- the secD gene encoding protein translocase subunit SecD: MIKWSRFVLFLLVIGLLGTLMATTTTKVAGNIVLGLDLRGGFEILYEVEPLDSKQKTNTELLTATAQMIEKRVNIGGVSEPEVTIEKPNRVRVKLAGVTDPEKLRALIGKPAVLTFRDMTGETVLRGTDLAPGGAAIGYGELNEPEVTLKFASAEKFAEVTRNNLGKQVAIFLDENMLTNPTINSVITNGSARITGKYTKEEARELAETLNAGSLPAKLIEKQVTAVGASLGDMALKKTINAGYIGGALIFLFMLLVYRVPGMVANITLTAFIYVCLVVLQWMHATLTLPGIAGFILAVGMAVDANIITYERIQEEIKTGKTILSSFRAGERRSLITIIDSHVTTLIACVVLFYFGTSSIQGFAIILAMTLIVSLITNVFGSRFLLWLLLRSNAFKKPRWFGVKESEIGEL, from the coding sequence ATGATAAAGTGGAGTAGATTTGTTCTCTTCCTACTGGTGATCGGACTCTTAGGTACGCTCATGGCCACTACTACCACAAAAGTAGCGGGCAATATCGTGCTTGGTCTTGACTTAAGAGGCGGATTTGAAATTTTGTATGAAGTAGAACCGCTTGATTCAAAACAGAAAACAAACACTGAATTATTAACCGCAACAGCTCAGATGATTGAGAAACGTGTAAATATCGGTGGGGTTTCTGAACCAGAAGTAACGATTGAAAAACCTAACCGCGTACGCGTAAAATTGGCGGGGGTTACCGATCCTGAGAAGCTACGTGCCTTGATCGGGAAACCAGCTGTATTGACGTTCCGTGATATGACAGGTGAAACGGTACTGCGCGGTACAGACCTAGCACCCGGTGGAGCAGCTATTGGTTACGGTGAGTTAAATGAACCAGAGGTTACTCTAAAATTTGCGAGTGCGGAAAAATTTGCAGAAGTAACACGTAATAATTTAGGGAAACAAGTTGCTATCTTCTTGGATGAAAACATGTTAACAAATCCTACGATAAACTCTGTTATTACAAATGGTAGTGCGCGAATAACTGGTAAATACACAAAAGAAGAAGCTCGTGAATTAGCAGAAACGTTAAATGCCGGTTCACTGCCTGCTAAATTAATTGAAAAGCAAGTAACCGCTGTTGGAGCAAGCCTAGGTGATATGGCTCTGAAAAAAACCATTAACGCAGGCTACATCGGTGGAGCACTAATTTTTCTCTTTATGCTACTGGTATACCGTGTTCCAGGTATGGTTGCAAATATCACATTAACTGCATTTATTTACGTTTGTTTAGTGGTGTTACAATGGATGCATGCTACGCTGACTCTGCCAGGTATTGCAGGCTTTATTTTGGCCGTAGGGATGGCGGTAGATGCTAACATTATTACCTATGAACGTATTCAAGAGGAAATTAAAACAGGTAAAACGATTCTGTCTTCTTTCCGTGCGGGTGAACGTCGCTCCTTGATTACGATCATTGATTCACACGTTACTACTTTGATTGCGTGTGTCGTTCTGTTCTACTTTGGGACAAGCTCCATTCAAGGTTTCGCGATTATCCTAGCAATGACTCTTATTGTAAGCTTGATTACCAACGTGTTTGGCTCTCGCTTTTTGCTATGGTTGCTTCTTCGTTCCAATGCGTTTAAGAAGCCTCGCTGGTTTGGTGTAAAGGAGAGTGAAATCGGTGAACTCTAA
- a CDS encoding TIGR04086 family membrane protein produces MRSHSASVMTGLFLTLGLVLLGSILAALLLSFTNVKESSLPYFSYVINVCSLLIGGFVTGRKCGARGWYYGGLTGLGYFFLVLLIGFLGFDAPLNFSTLLYTLFAFLIAGIGGVFGVNTSNRR; encoded by the coding sequence ATGCGCAGTCATTCCGCCTCGGTGATGACGGGATTATTTCTAACGCTTGGCCTTGTCTTGCTCGGTTCTATTTTAGCTGCTTTACTTCTTTCGTTTACCAATGTGAAGGAAAGCTCACTACCCTACTTTAGCTATGTCATTAACGTTTGTAGTTTGTTGATTGGCGGCTTTGTAACGGGGCGCAAATGCGGCGCACGCGGCTGGTATTACGGAGGATTAACCGGTTTGGGCTATTTCTTCCTCGTCTTACTAATTGGCTTTTTAGGCTTTGATGCACCGCTTAACTTCTCGACTTTATTGTATACGCTCTTTGCCTTTCTTATCGCAGGAATTGGCGGTGTTTTTGGTGTAAATACTTCAAATAGGCGGTAA